Proteins encoded by one window of Arabidopsis thaliana chromosome 2, partial sequence:
- a CDS encoding transmembrane/coiled-coil protein (DUF726) codes for MVEATSNLTPSQRYAASALFAIALNQAQISQSKPLGIPATGSTGEPISSDSDPISDEADLWVHEVSGLLRPVLRCLQIDSSAWHGLEEIAASTQAKDHIGAFIKLLSEDVSDDDDDSSEMVEKETALAKAADAMDQNIRSSSLSVESKMEKHVEFENECRDKYSVPEAQSGAEVKETESHGEGEIRDGGHNLGIVEHEKPVGEVALLSHERKINVLYELLSACLADKHEENEICTRRRKGYDARHHVALRLLATWFDFQWIKMEAVETMSACSAMALQKSSGNKEEESLSPNSEWAKWKRGGIVGAAALTGGTLMAITGGLAAPAIAAGFGALAPTLGTIVPVIGASGFAAAAEAAGTVAGSVAVAASFGAAGAGLTGTKMARRTGDIEEFEFKAIGENHNQGRLAVEILVAGFVLKEEDFVKPWEGLTSNLERYTVQWESENIIAVSTAIQDWLTSRVAMELMRQGAMRTVLNSLLAAMVWPATILVAADFIDSRWSIAIDR; via the exons ATGGTGGAAGCTACGTCAAATTTGACGCCGTCGCAGAGATACGCGGCAAGCGCTTTGTTTGCAATCGCGCTTAACCAAGCGCAGATCAGCCAGTCAAAGCCATTGGGAATCCCGGCCACCGGAAGTACCGGAGAGCCAATCAGCAGCGACAGTGATCCTATCTCCGATGAGGCGGATCTCTGGGTCCACGAAGTTTCCGGCCTCCTCCGTCCTGTTCTCAG ATGTCTTCAGATTGATTCATCAGCTTGGCATGGCCTTGAAGAGATAGCTGCTTCTACTCAGGCTAAGGATCACATCGGTGCG TTTATCAAGTTACTCTCAGAGGATgtgagtgatgatgatgatgattctagTGAAATGGTGGAGAAAGAGACCGCCTTAGCTAAAGCTGCTGATGCTATGGATCAAAACATTCGAAGCAGCTCTCTATCTGTGGAATCTAAGATGGAGAAACATGTGGAATTCGAAAACGAATGCCGCGACAAGTATTCTGTTCCCGAGGCACAGTCTGGTGCTGAGGTTAAGGAAACGGAGAGCCACGGGGAGGGTGAAATTAGAGATGGAGGCCACAATCTTGGGATTGTTGAACATGAGAAACCTGTTGGGGAAGTAGCATTGCTTAGCCATGAGAGAAAGATAAATGTTCTTTACGAGCTACTATCTGCTTGCTTGGCAGATAAACATGAGGAGAATGAGATATGTACACGGCGTAGGAAAGGCTATGATGCGCGTCACCATGTTGCTCTGCGGTTACTTGCTACTTGGTTTGACTTTCAGTGGATTAAAATG GAAGCAGTTGAGACAATGTCTGCATGCTCTGCCATGGCATTGCAAAAGTCAAGTGGAAATAAGGAAGAAGAGTCTTTGTCACCAAATAGTGAATGGGCTAAGTGGAAACGTGGAGGCATAGTTGGAGCGGCTGCTTTAACAGGGGGTACATTGATGGCCATCACTGGTG GATTGGCTGCTCCAGCAATAGCTGCAGGGTTCGGTGCATTGGCTCCAACTCTAGGCACAATAGTTCCGGTAATTGGAGCCAGTGGGTTTGCTGCAGCTGCTGAGGCTGCCGGAACTGTTGCTGGTTCTGTTGCTGTTGCAGCATCTTTTGGAG CTGCTGGAGCTGGGCTCACTGGGACGAAGATGGCTAGGAGAACTGGTGACATTGAAGAGTTTGAATTCAAAGCTATTGGAGAAAATCATAATCAAGGA CGATTAGCGGTGGAGATCTTAGTTGCTGGCTTTGTTTTAAAGGAAGAAGACTTTGTAAAACCCTGGGAAGGGTTAACTAGCAACCTAGAAAG GTACACGGTGCAATGGGAATCCGAGAATATTATTGCAGTGAGCACTGCAATTCAGGATTGGCTTACTTCaa GAGTTGCTATGGAGTTGATGAGACAAGGTGCAATGCGCACCGTACTAAACTCGCTTTTAGCAGCAATGGTTTGGCCGGCAACAATCCTTGTAGCTGCTGATTTTATAGATAGTAGATGGAGTATTGCTATTGACAggtaa
- a CDS encoding transmembrane/coiled-coil protein (DUF726) (Protein of unknown function (DUF726); CONTAINS InterPro DOMAIN/s: Protein of unknown function DUF726 (InterPro:IPR007941); BEST Arabidopsis thaliana protein match is: Protein of unknown function (DUF726) (TAIR:AT4G36210.3); Has 35333 Blast hits to 34131 proteins in 2444 species: Archae - 798; Bacteria - 22429; Metazoa - 974; Fungi - 991; Plants - 531; Viruses - 0; Other Eukaryotes - 9610 (source: NCBI BLink).) — translation MVEATSNLTPSQRYAASALFAIALNQAQISQSKPLGIPATGSTGEPISSDSDPISDEADLWVHEVSGLLRPVLRCLQIDSSAWHGLEEIAASTQAKDHIGAFIKLLSEDVSDDDDDSSEMVEKETALAKAADAMDQNIRSSSLSVESKMEKHVEFENECRDKYSVPEAQSGAEVKETESHGEGEIRDGGHNLGIVEHEKPVGEVALLSHERKINVLYELLSACLADKHEENEICTRRRKGYDARHHVALRLLATWFDFQWIKMEAVETMSACSAMALQKSSGNKEEESLSPNSEWAKWKRGGIVGAAALTGGTLMAITGGLAAPAIAAGFGALAPTLGTIVPVIGASGFAAAAEAAGTVAGSVAVAASFGAAGAGLTGTKMARRTGDIEEFEFKAIGENHNQGRLAVEILVAGFVLKEEDFVKPWEGLTSNLERYTVQWESENIIAVSTAIQDWLTSRVAMELMRQGAMRTVLNSLLAAMVWPATILVAADFIDSRWSIAIDRSDKAGKLLAEALRKGLQGNRPVTLVGFSLGARVVFKCLQTLAETEKNAEIVERVVLLGAPISIKNENWRDVRKMVAGRFINVYATNDWTLGVAFRASLLSQGLAGIQPVCIPGIEDVDVTDMVEGHSSYLWKTQQILERLELDNSYPVFRNTL, via the exons ATGGTGGAAGCTACGTCAAATTTGACGCCGTCGCAGAGATACGCGGCAAGCGCTTTGTTTGCAATCGCGCTTAACCAAGCGCAGATCAGCCAGTCAAAGCCATTGGGAATCCCGGCCACCGGAAGTACCGGAGAGCCAATCAGCAGCGACAGTGATCCTATCTCCGATGAGGCGGATCTCTGGGTCCACGAAGTTTCCGGCCTCCTCCGTCCTGTTCTCAG ATGTCTTCAGATTGATTCATCAGCTTGGCATGGCCTTGAAGAGATAGCTGCTTCTACTCAGGCTAAGGATCACATCGGTGCG TTTATCAAGTTACTCTCAGAGGATgtgagtgatgatgatgatgattctagTGAAATGGTGGAGAAAGAGACCGCCTTAGCTAAAGCTGCTGATGCTATGGATCAAAACATTCGAAGCAGCTCTCTATCTGTGGAATCTAAGATGGAGAAACATGTGGAATTCGAAAACGAATGCCGCGACAAGTATTCTGTTCCCGAGGCACAGTCTGGTGCTGAGGTTAAGGAAACGGAGAGCCACGGGGAGGGTGAAATTAGAGATGGAGGCCACAATCTTGGGATTGTTGAACATGAGAAACCTGTTGGGGAAGTAGCATTGCTTAGCCATGAGAGAAAGATAAATGTTCTTTACGAGCTACTATCTGCTTGCTTGGCAGATAAACATGAGGAGAATGAGATATGTACACGGCGTAGGAAAGGCTATGATGCGCGTCACCATGTTGCTCTGCGGTTACTTGCTACTTGGTTTGACTTTCAGTGGATTAAAATG GAAGCAGTTGAGACAATGTCTGCATGCTCTGCCATGGCATTGCAAAAGTCAAGTGGAAATAAGGAAGAAGAGTCTTTGTCACCAAATAGTGAATGGGCTAAGTGGAAACGTGGAGGCATAGTTGGAGCGGCTGCTTTAACAGGGGGTACATTGATGGCCATCACTGGTG GATTGGCTGCTCCAGCAATAGCTGCAGGGTTCGGTGCATTGGCTCCAACTCTAGGCACAATAGTTCCGGTAATTGGAGCCAGTGGGTTTGCTGCAGCTGCTGAGGCTGCCGGAACTGTTGCTGGTTCTGTTGCTGTTGCAGCATCTTTTGGAG CTGCTGGAGCTGGGCTCACTGGGACGAAGATGGCTAGGAGAACTGGTGACATTGAAGAGTTTGAATTCAAAGCTATTGGAGAAAATCATAATCAAGGA CGATTAGCGGTGGAGATCTTAGTTGCTGGCTTTGTTTTAAAGGAAGAAGACTTTGTAAAACCCTGGGAAGGGTTAACTAGCAACCTAGAAAG GTACACGGTGCAATGGGAATCCGAGAATATTATTGCAGTGAGCACTGCAATTCAGGATTGGCTTACTTCaa GAGTTGCTATGGAGTTGATGAGACAAGGTGCAATGCGCACCGTACTAAACTCGCTTTTAGCAGCAATGGTTTGGCCGGCAACAATCCTTGTAGCTGCTGATTTTATAGATAGTAGATGGAGTATTGCTATTGACAg GTCAGACAAAGCAGGGAAGCTTCTTGCTGAAGCGCTTCGAAAAGGGTTGCAAGGAAATAG ACCTGTGACTCTGGTTGGTTTTTCGCTTGGTGCACGTGTTGTCTTTAAGTGCCTCCAGACTCTGGCAGAGACTGAAAAGAATG CTGAAATTGTGGAAAGAGTTGTTCTTCTTGGAGCACCAATTTCAATCAAGAATGAGAATTGGCGAGACGTAAGAAAG ATGGTGGCTGGAAGATTCATTAATGTTTACGCCACAAATGACTGGACCCTCGGAGTTGCATTTCGTGCAAG TCTGTTGTCCCAAGGATTAGCTGGAATCCAACCGGTCTGTATACCGGGGATTGAAGAT GTAGATGTAACGGATATGGTGGAAGGTCACTCATCTTACCTATGGAAAACTCAACAAATCCTGGAAAGACTCGAACTCGACAATTCTTACCCTGTTTTTCGAAACACTCTCTAA
- the SRS4 gene encoding SHI-related sequence 4 — translation MSNFEMAGTGSSRNNEEDNQQNTNWVWYKHTNNNLSTSHNNQIWQQPSLDLYPGQIDVCDMTTSSRSLTISCQECGNQAKKGCTHGRCRTCCKSNGLHCPTHVRSTWIPIAKRRERQQQLQTPTSNPTGGSGRVGKYRDINQHATLDSSEMGETRFPDEVSSDALFRCVRMSGTDDGEGQYAYQTTVGIAGHLFKGILYNQGPENKSMRSTQFYENPPRS, via the exons ATGTCGAATTTTGAAATGGCTGGGACAGGATCATCAAGAAACAACGAAGAAGAcaatcaacaaaacacaaattgGGTTTGGTACAAACACACCAATAATAACCTAAGTACGAGCCACAACAATCAGATATGGCAGCAGCCAAGCCTCGATCTATATCCGGGTCAGATCGACGTCTGTGATATGACCACGTCATCGAGATCTCTAACGATAAGCTGTCAAGAGTGTGGAAACCAAGCCAAGAAAGGGTGCACGCACGGGCGGTGTAGAACTTGCTGCAAGAGTAACGGACTCCACTGTCCCACCCACGTGAGGAGCACGTGGATCCCCATTGCCAAACGCCGTGAGCGGCAGCAGCAGCTACAGACGCCAACCTCCAACCCAACCGGCGGTAGCGGCAGAGTTGGGAAGTATAGAGACATTAATCAACATGCTACTTTAGACTCATCAG AGATGGGAGAGACAAGATTTCCAGATGAAGTGAGCTCGGATGCACTTTTCCGATGCGTCAGAATGAGTGGTACCGATGATGGAGAGGGCCAATACGCATACCAAACGACGGTGGGCATAGCTGGTCATCTCTTTAAAGGAATTCTCTATAACCAAGGTCCAGAAAACAAGTCCATGCGCAGTACACAATTCTACGAGAACCCACCAagatcttaa
- a CDS encoding transmembrane/coiled-coil protein (DUF726) — protein MVEKETALAKAADAMDQNIRSSSLSVESKMEKHVEFENECRDKYSVPEAQSGAEVKETESHGEGEIRDGGHNLGIVEHEKPVGEVALLSHERKINVLYELLSACLADKHEENEICTRRRKGYDARHHVALRLLATWFDFQWIKMEAVETMSACSAMALQKSSGNKEEESLSPNSEWAKWKRGGIVGAAALTGGTLMAITGGLAAPAIAAGFGALAPTLGTIVPVIGASGFAAAAEAAGTVAGSVAVAASFGAAGAGLTGTKMARRTGDIEEFEFKAIGENHNQGRLAVEILVAGFVLKEEDFVKPWEGLTSNLERYTVQWESENIIAVSTAIQDWLTSRVAMELMRQGAMRTVLNSLLAAMVWPATILVAADFIDSRWSIAIDRSDKAGKLLAEALRKGLQGNRPVTLVGFSLGARVVFKCLQTLAETEKNAEIVERVVLLGAPISIKNENWRDVRKMVAGRFINVYATNDWTLGVAFRASLLSQGLAGIQPVCIPGIEDVDVTDMVEGHSSYLWKTQQILERLELDNSYPVFRNTL, from the exons ATGGTGGAGAAAGAGACCGCCTTAGCTAAAGCTGCTGATGCTATGGATCAAAACATTCGAAGCAGCTCTCTATCTGTGGAATCTAAGATGGAGAAACATGTGGAATTCGAAAACGAATGCCGCGACAAGTATTCTGTTCCCGAGGCACAGTCTGGTGCTGAGGTTAAGGAAACGGAGAGCCACGGGGAGGGTGAAATTAGAGATGGAGGCCACAATCTTGGGATTGTTGAACATGAGAAACCTGTTGGGGAAGTAGCATTGCTTAGCCATGAGAGAAAGATAAATGTTCTTTACGAGCTACTATCTGCTTGCTTGGCAGATAAACATGAGGAGAATGAGATATGTACACGGCGTAGGAAAGGCTATGATGCGCGTCACCATGTTGCTCTGCGGTTACTTGCTACTTGGTTTGACTTTCAGTGGATTAAAATG GAAGCAGTTGAGACAATGTCTGCATGCTCTGCCATGGCATTGCAAAAGTCAAGTGGAAATAAGGAAGAAGAGTCTTTGTCACCAAATAGTGAATGGGCTAAGTGGAAACGTGGAGGCATAGTTGGAGCGGCTGCTTTAACAGGGGGTACATTGATGGCCATCACTGGTG GATTGGCTGCTCCAGCAATAGCTGCAGGGTTCGGTGCATTGGCTCCAACTCTAGGCACAATAGTTCCGGTAATTGGAGCCAGTGGGTTTGCTGCAGCTGCTGAGGCTGCCGGAACTGTTGCTGGTTCTGTTGCTGTTGCAGCATCTTTTGGAG CTGCTGGAGCTGGGCTCACTGGGACGAAGATGGCTAGGAGAACTGGTGACATTGAAGAGTTTGAATTCAAAGCTATTGGAGAAAATCATAATCAAGGA CGATTAGCGGTGGAGATCTTAGTTGCTGGCTTTGTTTTAAAGGAAGAAGACTTTGTAAAACCCTGGGAAGGGTTAACTAGCAACCTAGAAAG GTACACGGTGCAATGGGAATCCGAGAATATTATTGCAGTGAGCACTGCAATTCAGGATTGGCTTACTTCaa GAGTTGCTATGGAGTTGATGAGACAAGGTGCAATGCGCACCGTACTAAACTCGCTTTTAGCAGCAATGGTTTGGCCGGCAACAATCCTTGTAGCTGCTGATTTTATAGATAGTAGATGGAGTATTGCTATTGACAg GTCAGACAAAGCAGGGAAGCTTCTTGCTGAAGCGCTTCGAAAAGGGTTGCAAGGAAATAG ACCTGTGACTCTGGTTGGTTTTTCGCTTGGTGCACGTGTTGTCTTTAAGTGCCTCCAGACTCTGGCAGAGACTGAAAAGAATG CTGAAATTGTGGAAAGAGTTGTTCTTCTTGGAGCACCAATTTCAATCAAGAATGAGAATTGGCGAGACGTAAGAAAG ATGGTGGCTGGAAGATTCATTAATGTTTACGCCACAAATGACTGGACCCTCGGAGTTGCATTTCGTGCAAG TCTGTTGTCCCAAGGATTAGCTGGAATCCAACCGGTCTGTATACCGGGGATTGAAGAT GTAGATGTAACGGATATGGTGGAAGGTCACTCATCTTACCTATGGAAAACTCAACAAATCCTGGAAAGACTCGAACTCGACAATTCTTACCCTGTTTTTCGAAACACTCTCTAA
- the PAP11 gene encoding purple acid phosphatase 11 (purple acid phosphatase 11 (PAP11); FUNCTIONS IN: protein serine/threonine phosphatase activity, acid phosphatase activity; INVOLVED IN: biological_process unknown; LOCATED IN: endomembrane system; EXPRESSED IN: flower; CONTAINS InterPro DOMAIN/s: Metallophosphoesterase (InterPro:IPR004843), Purple acid phosphatase-like, N-terminal (InterPro:IPR008963); BEST Arabidopsis thaliana protein match is: purple acid phosphatase 5 (TAIR:AT1G52940.1); Has 1762 Blast hits to 1746 proteins in 362 species: Archae - 3; Bacteria - 518; Metazoa - 182; Fungi - 81; Plants - 751; Viruses - 0; Other Eukaryotes - 227 (source: NCBI BLink).), producing MELSHLALVCAAIAFSSIFVVSQAGITSTHARVSEPSEEMSLETFPPPAGYNAPEQVHITQGDNAGRAMIISWVMPLNEDGSNVVTYWIASSDGSDNKNAIATTSSYRYFNYTSGYLHHATIKKLEYDPSKSRSRCSLHIRYYSDLGQTYASNQTLYNYMSNPKGQAVLFVGDLSYADDHPNHDQRKWDSYGRFVEPSAAYQPWSWAAGNYEIDYAQSISETQPFKPYKNRYHVPYKASQSTSPLWYSIKRASTYIIVLSSYSAYDKYTPQNSWLQDELKKVNRSETSWLIVLVHAPWYNSNNYHYMEGESMRVTFEPWFVENKVDIVFAGHVHAYERSKRISNIHYNITDGMSTPVKDQNAPIYITIGDGGNIEGIANSFTDPQPSYSAFREASFGHALLEIKNRTHAHYTWHRNKEDEAVIADSIWLKKRYYLPEEETA from the exons atGGAGTTGAGTCACTTAGCACTTGTTTGCGCTGCGATTGCATTCTCAAGCATCTTTGTCGTTAGTCAAGCTGGAATCACCAGTACTCATGCCCGAGTATCAGAACCTTCTGAAGAAATGTCACTAGAAACATTTCCTCCTCCTGCCGGTTATAACGCTCCTGAACAA GTTCACATAACACAAGGAGATAATGCGGGTCGAGCTATGATCATTTCGTGGGTAATGCCATTAAATGAGGATGGTTCTAACGTCGTTACATATTGGATCGCCAGTAGTGATGGTAGTGATAATAAAAATGCTATAGCGACAACTTCGTCCTATAGATACTTCAATTACACATCTGGTTATCTTCACCACGCCACCATAAAAAAACTTGAg TATGACCCCTCCAAAAGTCGGTCCAGATGTTCCCTACACATTCGGTATTATAG tgaTCTTGGACAAACTTATGCCTCTAACCAGACATTGTACAACTACATGTCGAATCCAAAAGGCCAAGCAGTGCTTTTTGTCGGAGATTTGTCCTATGCTGATGACCATCCCAACCACGACCAAAGAAAATGGGATTCATACGGCCGCTTTGTGGAACCAAGCGCCGCGTATCAGCCTTGGAGTTGGGCTGCAGGGAACTACGAGATAGATTACGCCCAGAGCATA AGCGAGACTCAACCCTTTAAGCCATACAAGAATCGTTACCACGTTCCTTACAAAGCCTCCCAAAGTACATCTCCACTTTGGTACTCAATCAAACGAGCCTCGACTTACATCATCGTACTCTCTTCTTACTCAGCTTATG ACAAGTACACACCGCAGAACTCGTGGCTCCAAGATGAGCTCAAGAAAGTTAACCGATCAGAGACTTCATGGCTGATTGTTCTGGTTCACGCTCCATGGTACAACAGCAATAATTATCACTATATGGAAGGTGAGAGCATGAGAGTTACGTTCGAGCCATGGTTCGTCGAAAACAAAGTCGATATCGTCTTTGCTGGTCATGTTCATGCCTACGAGCGATCAAAGCGCATATCCAACATTCATTACAATATCACTGATGGAATGAGTACTCCGGTGAAAGATCAAAATGCTCCGATTTACATTACCATTGGAGATGGAGGCAACATAGAAGGAATCGCTAACAG TTTCACCGATCCCCAACCAAGTTACTCGGCGTTTAGGGAGGCAAGTTTTGGACACGCCCTTTTGGAAATAAAGAACAGGACTCATGCACATTACACTTGGCATAGGAATAAAGAAGACGAGGCTGTTATTGCAGATTCTATTTGGTTGAAGAAAAGATACTACTTGCCGGAGGAGGAGACTGCTTAG
- the SRS4 gene encoding SHI-related sequence 4 (SHI-related sequence 4 (SRS4); CONTAINS InterPro DOMAIN/s: Lateral Root Primordium type 1, C-terminal (InterPro:IPR006511), Zinc finger, Lateral Root Primordium type 1 (InterPro:IPR006510), Protein of unknown function DUF702 (InterPro:IPR007818); BEST Arabidopsis thaliana protein match is: Lateral root primordium (LRP) protein-related (TAIR:AT4G36260.1); Has 174 Blast hits to 174 proteins in 19 species: Archae - 0; Bacteria - 0; Metazoa - 0; Fungi - 0; Plants - 174; Viruses - 0; Other Eukaryotes - 0 (source: NCBI BLink).), producing MSNFEMAGTGSSRNNEEDNQQNTNWVWYKHTNNNLSTSHNNQIWQQPSLDLYPGQIDVCDMTTSSRSLTISCQECGNQAKKGCTHGRCRTCCKSNGLHCPTHVRSTWIPIAKRRERQQQLQTPTSNPTGGSGRVGKYRDINQHATLDSSGLEMGETRFPDEVSSDALFRCVRMSGTDDGEGQYAYQTTVGIAGHLFKGILYNQGPENKSMRSTQFYENPPRS from the exons ATGTCGAATTTTGAAATGGCTGGGACAGGATCATCAAGAAACAACGAAGAAGAcaatcaacaaaacacaaattgGGTTTGGTACAAACACACCAATAATAACCTAAGTACGAGCCACAACAATCAGATATGGCAGCAGCCAAGCCTCGATCTATATCCGGGTCAGATCGACGTCTGTGATATGACCACGTCATCGAGATCTCTAACGATAAGCTGTCAAGAGTGTGGAAACCAAGCCAAGAAAGGGTGCACGCACGGGCGGTGTAGAACTTGCTGCAAGAGTAACGGACTCCACTGTCCCACCCACGTGAGGAGCACGTGGATCCCCATTGCCAAACGCCGTGAGCGGCAGCAGCAGCTACAGACGCCAACCTCCAACCCAACCGGCGGTAGCGGCAGAGTTGGGAAGTATAGAGACATTAATCAACATGCTACTTTAGACTCATCAG GGTTAGAGATGGGAGAGACAAGATTTCCAGATGAAGTGAGCTCGGATGCACTTTTCCGATGCGTCAGAATGAGTGGTACCGATGATGGAGAGGGCCAATACGCATACCAAACGACGGTGGGCATAGCTGGTCATCTCTTTAAAGGAATTCTCTATAACCAAGGTCCAGAAAACAAGTCCATGCGCAGTACACAATTCTACGAGAACCCACCAagatcttaa
- a CDS encoding Translation elongation factor EF1B/ribosomal protein S6 family protein (Translation elongation factor EF1B/ribosomal protein S6 family protein; FUNCTIONS IN: translation elongation factor activity; INVOLVED IN: translational elongation; LOCATED IN: eukaryotic translation elongation factor 1 complex; EXPRESSED IN: male gametophyte, pollen tube; EXPRESSED DURING: L mature pollen stage, M germinated pollen stage; CONTAINS InterPro DOMAIN/s: Translation elongation factor EF1B/ribosomal protein S6 (InterPro:IPR014717), Translation elongation factor EF1B, beta/delta subunit, guanine nucleotide exchange (InterPro:IPR014038), Translation elongation factor EF1B, beta/delta chains, conserved site (InterPro:IPR001326); BEST Arabidopsis thaliana protein match is: Glutathione S-transferase, C-terminal-like;Translation elongation factor EF1B/ribosomal protein S6 (TAIR:AT1G30230.1); Has 1014 Blast hits to 1012 proteins in 273 species: Archae - 0; Bacteria - 6; Metazoa - 527; Fungi - 160; Plants - 164; Viruses - 0; Other Eukaryotes - 157 (source: NCBI BLink).): protein MAAFPNLNSGSGLKKLDEHLLTRSYITGYQASKDDITVFTALSKPPTSEFVNVSRWFNHIDALLRISGVSAEGSGVIVEGSSPITEEAVATPPAADSKDTAAEEEDDDDVDLFGEETEEEKKAAEERAASVKASTKKKESGKSSVLMDIKPWDDETDMKKLEEAVRSIQMEGLFWGASKLVPVGYGIKKLHIMCTIVDDLVSIDTMIEEQLTVEPINEYVQSCDIVAFNKI, encoded by the exons ATGGCGGCTTTCCCCAACCTCAACTCTGGCTCCGGATTGAAGAAGCTCGATGAGCATCTTCTCACTCGCAGTTACATCACTGG GTACCAAGCTTCAAAGGATGATATCACTGTGTTTACAGCTCTTTCAAAGCCCCCAACTTCAGAGTTTGTCAATGTATCTCGTTGGTTCAACCACATCGATGCCCTCTTGAGGATCTC TGGTGTCTCTGCTGAAGGAAGTGGTGTCATTGTTGAAGGGTCATCACCTATCACAGAAGAGGCTGTTGCTACTCCCCCTGCAGCTGATTCTAAGGATActgctgctgaagaagaagatgatgatgatgttgaccTTTTCGGGGAGGAGACcgaagaggaaaagaaagctGCTGAAGAGAGAGCAGCTTCTGTGAAGGCAtctacaaagaagaaagaat CCGGAAAGTCATCAGTTTTGATGGATATCAAGCCGTGGGATGATGAGACGGACATGAAGAAGCTAGAGGAAGCTGTAAGATCCATTCAGATGGAAGGATTGTTTTGGGGAGCATCAAAGCTTGTACCCGTTGGTTACGGTATCAAGAAGTTGCACATCATGTGCACCATTGTTGATGACCTTGTATCTATCGACACCATGATCGAAGAGCAACTCACTGTTGAACCGATCAATGAATATGTCCAGAGTTGTGACATTGTTGCCTTCAACAAGATAT GA